A window of Clostridioides sp. ES-S-0010-02 genomic DNA:
AAATATTTAATTGCTCCTAATCCTTCTTTTTTTCTTCTATGATTTATTCTTCTTATATAATTTCTAGCTTCTTTTTCAGCTTCTTCAACTGTACTAGGTAAAAATTTTGGTGCATATGTAAAATGTACAACTAAGTCTTTATTATTAAAATTTGTGTTAGCTAATTGTATAAAGTATCTTTTAGCATTTTTATCATTTAAACTCTTTTGTTTTGGTTTAGATACATATTCTCTTTTACCTCTTTTACCTTTTGTCCCATCTATTCTTGGTATTATATCTATCTCTAAATAGTCATTACAATATATCTTTTTCTCTCTTATAAAACTCTTCATATAGCAGTACCTCTTTAGTCTTTTATTAGCATCTATATATTAGTATCTAGTATTATATATTTGTATAGATACTTTATATCGTTACAATGTTAATACCTATTACAAGCTCGTTATACGCTTAATTTAGCGTGTTTATTGAACTCTGTTGTCTTATCTGCTATAATAAAAAGTAGATATGATTTTATAGCTTTTACAACAAAGTTATTTTGTAAAGTGTCTTATAACTGCGAATTATAAGACACTTTTTGTTTACATATTTTTTAGACTTCAATTTAAATTACTTCCTTTTTTAACTTTTTCTCTTTTTCAGCTCTCATTTCTTCTTCTGTTTTCTTTCTATATGTGTACTTTATTTCTAAATCTACATCAAAAAGTCTTTTTGCCATCATTTCTTTTGCTCTTGCTAATCCTTTACAAAAGTAATCCATGTTCATTTTATTCTCAGTTTTTTCGCATGTTTTTGACATATGTATTCCCCCAATTTTTATCTATTTTTGTTTATTGAATAAGACATTTTTGTCATAATATTCAAACTCTCTTTTACAACCTTCTTCAACATCAATTTCTCTTCTGAAATTTAAAATAAGTTTTCCATCATCATTATAGTAAAAATTAATACTTATTGAATTTTCTGGCACTTCATTTAATATTGTTATCTCATTAGCTCTTACAAGTTCAGCTATTTCTCTTAAATACTGTTTTAAACTCTTATAAGAAACTATTGTATCAAGACAAAATATTTTATCGCTATTATTAAATTTAAAACTTTTTTTAGAAAAGTTGCCTCTATAGTTATCCTCTTTATTTTCATTCCATTTTATATTTTTTCTTTTTTTCTTTTTATCTTGTTTATTTGAAGTAAGCTTTTTATTATTATCTTGTTTTGCTTTTTCTTCCTCTAACTCCCATTCATGAAAATATTCTTCTTTTTTCAAATCACATGAAAGTTCTAACACTAATTCATCATTTATTTTATATTCTTTTTCTATATCAAATAATGAATTGTCATATGCTTCTATTTCATTTGATACTATCTTTAAGCCTTCTACTTCACAATCTTCATAAAATCTAAAACAAAATTCTTCTGCACTTAGAGAATCATATACCAGCTCTCCCTCTGTCTCGTCATCATTATCAGTTACAGCCCAATAAAAAACATTTAATTTGTCTATCTCTTTTTCAAAATCTTTACCTCTTAATATAAACAACTTTCTCACCTCACTTAATTATCTAACTTAAATAACTGATACATCTGAATCATTTGTAATATTTGCACCTTTCATTATGTAAAACATCTTAACTTTTTGCTCGTATGGCATTTTTACAATTTCTTTCATTAAATCATCACTATCAATTTTTTTGCTAAGAAATTCATTTGCTGAACCTCCTTTTGTTTCAATTAGTTTTTGAGTTTTATTTTCAATAACTTTATTCATATTCGACACCTCCACTTCGTTTTGTGTTTTAATCACATTTTACAACTATATTTTGTGCTTGTCAACCATTTTTTACCACCTCATTGTGCTTTACACACTTTTTTCTATATGTTATAATCCTCCTAGGAGGTGACTAAATAAATGCCTATTTATAAAAGAATAAAGGAATTAAGAAAAGATGTATTAAAATTGACTCAAGAAGACTTTTCAAAAAAAATTAACATATCCCGTTCTAATTTAGGAAGTCTTGAAATAGATAGAGTGAAAGTAACGGATAGAGTTATATCAGATATTTGTAGGGAATTTTCAGTTAATGAAAATTGGTTAAGACATGGAAAAGGTGATATTTTTACAGAAAATGATAATACAATAATTTCTGAATTATCTAATAAATATAAACTTGATAATTTAGATGTAAAAATACTTGAAAGTTATCTAAATCTTTCTGGAGAACAAAGAAAAGCAATAAAAAAATATGTATACTCATTAGTTGACACAATACTAGAAGATGATGAATTGTATCAAGATTACAGAAGTGAAAATATCGAAGAAAATGCACAGCAGTCTGCTGCAAGAAATGGTAATACTGAAAATATATCAGAACTAACTGAACTTTATGATTCATCAGAAGAAACTTACAAAAAATAATTTATATTTTAGAAATGTTGATATTGTTTTGAGGTGATAACATGGATTTTTCCACAAATTTGAGAAACATACTAGAAAAAAAACAGCTTAGACAAGCTGACTTATGTAGGATAACTGGCATACAAACATCATTAATGTCAGACTATATAAAAGGTAAAAAGAGTCCAGCTATTTCAAATGCTATTTTAATTGCAGATGCACTTAATATGTCATTGGATATTCTTGTTGGAAAAGATAAAACATCAATTGAAAATATTGAATCAGAAAATTCATTCGAATTAAATGAAAAATTTAAAAAAATAAGGGAGGAACTTGCTTTAAGTCAAAGTGAATTTGGTGAGTCAATAGGTTTAACTAAGTCAAGTATTTCTAATATTGAAAACAACAGTCGTAATGTGACTGAAAAACATATTAAATTAATTTGTAATGAATTAAATGTAAATGAAGATTGGATTAGATTTGGCTCTGGTGATATGTTTATAAAAACAGATATAAATGAGAGACTTAAGCTTGTTCGACTGTATTTTAATCTTTCACAAAAAGATTTTGGGTCAAGACTTACAATAGCACAAAACTATCTATCAAATATTGAAAAAGGTTATAGAAATGTAACAGATAAAATTATTAAAATTACTTGTTTTGAATTTAATATTAATGAGGAATGGTTACGAACTGGAACAGGAAACATGTTTACAAGACAGGATGACATACTTCAACAAGTTGCAATAGAATATAACCTAGACGAATCAGATATTAAAATATTTAGAAATTACTTAAAACTATCAAAAGATGAAAGAAATGTAATAAAAAAATATTTCTTTTCTTTCTCTGATAAAGCAGTTAATAAGGATTAGTGCAAGATTATTTAAGGAAATCAGCTTACAAATTTATTTTAGATAAAAAGATAATGACTTTACCCAGTTTGTCCCCTTGAAATTATCAACAATTCTGATGACTTCAAGGTTTATACATATATAGAATTCTCAAAAGTAATAAAAAAAAATATTGATTTTATAATAGAAAAATATGACTGCCAAGGCTTTGCTTTTTGGAGTGAAAAAGATAGTAAACATATAATTTGTTATAATAGCGACTACTCTTTTTACTCTGTTCATTGGACACTTACACACGAAATAGCTCATATAGTACTAGGTCACACTAAAAAGACAAGTATTGTAAAATTAAATTCTAGAAATAAATTACTTGAATTAGAAGCAGAAATTTTTACACAATATCTTTTATGTCCAGATATAATTTTGTTATATTGTAATATCACAAATATTTATGAAATTATGTATATATGTGGAGTTGATAAAAAAATAGCTTTAATACAAAGTAATTATATAAAAAAAATAAAACTTTCAAATTGTATAACTACCTTAGAAAACTTGATTAAAAAACAATTTTATAAATTTATAAAAAATTATTTAGAGCATAGAAAAAAAGATACTTATTTCTAAATAAAAACACAAAATTATAGTATAATAAAAACTCAATACGTATTGACACGTGTTATATTTTTTGTTATAATATAAATATAGAAAGTTAGGGAGGGGGGGAAATAAGATTGAGAGTAAGAGAAATTCTAAAAATAGCTTTTGAAAATGGTTGGGAAGTAAAAAGTCAAGAAGGTTCACACATAAAACTAATACATAGAGAAACAAATCGAACAGCTATAGTCCCAAATCATAGAGGCGACATAAAAAAAGGAACTCTTAATTCAATATTTAAACAGTTAGGGCTTAAATAGCCCTAGCAGTTTATAAAATTACTCTCTCTAACTTGTTTTTAAATTTTATAAGGTGGTGATTAAATGTATAAAAACGAATATATATTTCCAGCAGTTATAACAAAACATGATAAAGACGACTACGAAGTTAATTTTTATGATTTTGCAAATATAATAACTTGTGGTGAAAATTTAGAAGAAGCCTTCCTTATGGCAGAGGATGCTTTAAAACTAGAATTGTTTGACTTATATTCAGACAGTTTAGAAATCCCAAAAGCTACACAATTAAATAATATTAGTACTAAAGAAAATCAAACTGCCATATTAGTAAAGGTTAATTTAAGAGAAACAATAAAGCAATATGATAGTAAATCAATCAAAAAAACTTTAACTATTCCTTCATGGTTAAATAAAGAAGCTGAAAAAAATAATATAAATTTTTCTCAGTTATTACAGGAAGCATTGAAAAATAAACTTGATATTAATTAATCTTAATCAATAGTGCCTAGTGAATTTAAACTAGGCACTAAACATATAAACAATAGGAGTGATTTTAATGGACAATATAAAACGTGTTGCTCTTTATATACGTGTTAGTACAGAAGAACAAGTATTACATGGTGATAGTATTAGAACTCAAACAGAAGCTTTAGAACAGTATGCAAAAGATAATGGTTTTATTGTAGTCGATAAATATATTGATGAAGGCTATAGTGCAACAAACTTAAAAAGACCTAGCTTGCAACGTATGCTTGAAGATATAAAAGAAAATAAAATTGATTTGATTTTATTAAC
This region includes:
- a CDS encoding ImmA/IrrE family metallo-endopeptidase, giving the protein MINNSDDFKVYTYIEFSKVIKKNIDFIIEKYDCQGFAFWSEKDSKHIICYNSDYSFYSVHWTLTHEIAHIVLGHTKKTSIVKLNSRNKLLELEAEIFTQYLLCPDIILLYCNITNIYEIMYICGVDKKIALIQSNYIKKIKLSNCITTLENLIKKQFYKFIKNYLEHRKKDTYF
- a CDS encoding type II toxin-antitoxin system HicB family antitoxin — translated: MYKNEYIFPAVITKHDKDDYEVNFYDFANIITCGENLEEAFLMAEDALKLELFDLYSDSLEIPKATQLNNISTKENQTAILVKVNLRETIKQYDSKSIKKTLTIPSWLNKEAEKNNINFSQLLQEALKNKLDIN
- a CDS encoding helix-turn-helix transcriptional regulator translates to MDFSTNLRNILEKKQLRQADLCRITGIQTSLMSDYIKGKKSPAISNAILIADALNMSLDILVGKDKTSIENIESENSFELNEKFKKIREELALSQSEFGESIGLTKSSISNIENNSRNVTEKHIKLICNELNVNEDWIRFGSGDMFIKTDINERLKLVRLYFNLSQKDFGSRLTIAQNYLSNIEKGYRNVTDKIIKITCFEFNINEEWLRTGTGNMFTRQDDILQQVAIEYNLDESDIKIFRNYLKLSKDERNVIKKYFFSFSDKAVNKD
- a CDS encoding type II toxin-antitoxin system HicA family toxin is translated as MRVREILKIAFENGWEVKSQEGSHIKLIHRETNRTAIVPNHRGDIKKGTLNSIFKQLGLK
- a CDS encoding helix-turn-helix transcriptional regulator, producing MPIYKRIKELRKDVLKLTQEDFSKKINISRSNLGSLEIDRVKVTDRVISDICREFSVNENWLRHGKGDIFTENDNTIISELSNKYKLDNLDVKILESYLNLSGEQRKAIKKYVYSLVDTILEDDELYQDYRSENIEENAQQSAARNGNTENISELTELYDSSEETYKK